From a single Methanofollis sp. W23 genomic region:
- the glmM gene encoding phosphoglucosamine mutase, whose product MGVKTRVQKQIFGTNGVRGVVGEAMTPDLVMRIGMALGTMRKGTIAVGRDTRTSGEALTSAVSAGLMAAGCEVVDCGVLPTPALQYLVREHFDGGAMITASHNPPEYNGVKVIEPDGTEMGDEETLKLEEILFSENFTHAPWDHVGSKRSEPDLKEEYIKTIVSHFPPGIGAGMTVVVDPGSGPAAATTPPILARLGCTVHTINAQMDGRFPGRLPEPSPEGLAPLSEMVRETGAAFGVAHDGDADRAVFIDDRGRYIEENQEFALIEDFVCQKGKGLVVTPVSTSLLCEEIAARHDCSVEYTPVGSIYVAREMRTFIARGKEVIFGGEGNGGLIYPEHQFCRDGGMTAATMVGLLHARDHPLSTLVDALPGFEIIKEKVRTQEADAVINALKQKYANENPDCRDGIRINRPDAWALVRPSGTEPMMRVVVEARDKKGCNSLFSEIMEVVRASASDLGNE is encoded by the coding sequence ATGGGAGTCAAGACACGAGTGCAGAAACAGATCTTTGGGACAAATGGTGTGCGGGGAGTCGTCGGCGAAGCGATGACCCCCGACCTCGTGATGCGGATCGGCATGGCCCTCGGCACCATGCGGAAAGGGACGATCGCGGTGGGGAGAGATACGAGAACTTCGGGAGAAGCTCTTACTTCGGCAGTCTCGGCCGGGTTGATGGCGGCCGGGTGCGAGGTCGTCGACTGCGGCGTCCTCCCCACCCCCGCCCTCCAGTACCTGGTACGCGAACACTTCGACGGCGGGGCGATGATCACCGCCTCCCACAACCCCCCCGAGTACAATGGCGTCAAGGTCATCGAACCGGACGGCACCGAGATGGGTGACGAAGAGACCCTGAAGCTCGAAGAGATTCTCTTTTCAGAGAACTTCACCCATGCCCCATGGGACCATGTCGGCTCCAAGCGGTCTGAACCCGACCTGAAAGAAGAGTACATCAAGACCATCGTCTCCCATTTCCCGCCAGGCATCGGGGCGGGCATGACCGTCGTGGTCGACCCTGGATCCGGCCCGGCCGCCGCGACCACGCCACCGATCCTTGCCCGCCTGGGATGCACCGTCCATACCATCAACGCCCAGATGGACGGGAGATTCCCCGGGCGGTTGCCCGAGCCGAGTCCTGAAGGACTTGCCCCCCTCTCCGAGATGGTCAGGGAGACCGGCGCGGCCTTCGGGGTGGCCCATGACGGCGATGCCGACCGTGCAGTCTTCATCGACGACAGGGGCAGATATATCGAGGAGAACCAGGAGTTCGCCCTTATCGAAGACTTCGTCTGCCAGAAGGGGAAGGGCCTGGTCGTCACCCCGGTCTCCACCTCCCTCCTCTGCGAGGAGATCGCCGCCAGGCACGACTGCTCAGTGGAGTACACCCCTGTGGGGAGTATCTATGTCGCCAGGGAGATGCGCACCTTCATCGCGCGTGGAAAAGAGGTGATATTCGGCGGAGAAGGAAATGGGGGGCTCATATATCCAGAACACCAGTTCTGCAGGGACGGCGGCATGACCGCAGCCACGATGGTCGGCCTCCTCCACGCAAGAGACCACCCCCTCTCCACTCTCGTCGACGCCCTGCCTGGATTTGAGATCATTAAAGAGAAAGTACGGACGCAAGAGGCAGACGCAGTCATCAATGCCCTGAAACAGAAGTATGCAAACGAGAACCCCGATTGCAGGGACGGGATCAGGATCAACCGGCCAGATGCCTGGGCGCTCGTCCGGCCTTCAGGGACCGAACCCATGATGCGGGTGGTCGTGGAGGCAAGGGACAAAAAAGGGTGCAATAGCCTCTTTTCTGAGATCATGGAGGTTGTCAGGGCCTCAGCCAGCGATCTCGGCAATGAGTGA
- the mobB gene encoding molybdopterin-guanine dinucleotide biosynthesis protein B, translated as MRIIQIVGSSNSGKTTFIEALVPALKKCGSVAAVKHLAHDRYTVEEGKDTTRYARAGTTFSVGIDDEKAVTIRDTPELTKILEGLCNAGTEYCVIEGFKTIPFPRIVVGDLESNDVVLRDPTPAEVIDHLDTFEEFYTMEGIVRELKRSHPLARAGAILTFNGIVRELTGEERTEYMDFGPEVDAIVEELRCKAEETPGIIGARFYHRKGRLYAGEDITYFAILAEHRQEAFAAMSRAIDDLKSRVHDANH; from the coding sequence ATGAGAATCATCCAGATCGTTGGCAGTTCAAACTCAGGCAAGACCACCTTCATCGAAGCGCTGGTCCCCGCCCTCAAGAAATGTGGATCAGTTGCCGCCGTCAAACATCTTGCCCATGACCGCTACACCGTCGAAGAAGGGAAAGACACCACCAGGTATGCCAGGGCAGGCACCACCTTCTCGGTCGGGATCGACGACGAGAAGGCAGTGACCATCCGCGACACCCCTGAACTCACAAAGATACTTGAGGGACTCTGCAACGCCGGGACCGAGTATTGCGTCATCGAAGGATTCAAGACCATCCCCTTCCCGAGGATCGTCGTCGGCGATCTTGAGAGCAACGACGTCGTCCTGAGAGACCCGACCCCCGCAGAGGTGATCGACCACCTCGACACCTTCGAGGAATTCTATACGATGGAAGGGATCGTCAGGGAACTGAAACGCTCACACCCGCTTGCACGGGCCGGCGCCATCCTCACCTTCAACGGGATCGTCAGAGAACTGACCGGCGAGGAGCGGACCGAGTACATGGACTTCGGCCCTGAGGTCGACGCCATCGTCGAAGAACTCAGGTGCAAGGCCGAAGAGACCCCCGGCATCATCGGCGCACGCTTTTACCACAGGAAAGGCAGACTATACGCAGGAGAAGACATCACCTACTTTGCGATCCTTGCCGAGCACCGGCAGGAAGCCTTCGCCGCCATGAGCCGCGCGATCGACGACCTCAAGAGCAGGGTCCACGACGCGAACCACTAA
- a CDS encoding DUF5806 family protein, protein MGDPEDRTEEINKYRKFKKVEGSTYRQVNQFLRRYTYFTAREWSIARLCADFQTTSGAEMTFIGANLPELVPFMTEPYTPQAVNQARDAFKKKVRMAGATFLYGAMCGFFTPEELDDLLFESSEVARFLMEVEGTTLDIDDEIEQEDKVSEVMKSVSRESARLLRERSRIIEDTDKEE, encoded by the coding sequence ATGGGAGATCCAGAAGACCGCACCGAAGAGATCAACAAATATCGCAAGTTCAAGAAGGTCGAAGGCTCCACCTACCGACAGGTCAACCAGTTTCTCCGCAGATACACCTACTTCACCGCGCGCGAATGGTCCATCGCCCGCCTCTGCGCAGACTTCCAGACCACGAGCGGGGCGGAGATGACCTTCATCGGTGCGAACCTCCCTGAACTCGTCCCATTCATGACCGAGCCCTACACCCCTCAGGCAGTCAACCAGGCCAGAGACGCCTTCAAGAAGAAGGTGAGAATGGCCGGGGCGACATTCCTGTACGGCGCGATGTGCGGATTTTTCACCCCTGAAGAACTCGACGACCTCCTCTTCGAGTCCAGTGAAGTGGCGCGCTTCCTGATGGAAGTGGAAGGCACCACCCTCGACATCGACGACGAGATCGAACAGGAGGACAAAGTCTCAGAGGTGATGAAGAGCGTCTCCAGAGAGTCTGCCAGACTCCTGCGAGAACGAAGTCGCATCATAGAAGACACAGACAAAGAGGAATAA
- the xerA gene encoding site-specific tyrosine recombinase/integron integrase has translation MEEASFSEWLERFENYLRMRNYSPRTVRSYAETVRRFAHYVWAYRHAPVGDMPQFDEHDLPLEVLEADVEVPTSVVTDYFTWLAGRHAYKPRTLHRMISSLSSFYSYLYAQGAVRADPMPAVERPRIKNQELKYLKHNQVMRLLRSIDDERDRLIVRLIYATGVRVSELCTIDIGDIDFDEGTIRVRGKGDKIRTVFVDDETLAEVEDYIGNAIIGPLFEGQQGKGISPRTVQRIFQKYAPEGITPHKIRHSYASELYRRSHNLRVVQENLGHSSIKTTEIYLHTDIDERRRVYKEYFPLSNGGDRRR, from the coding sequence ATGGAGGAGGCTTCTTTTTCTGAGTGGCTGGAAAGGTTCGAAAACTACCTTCGAATGCGAAATTACTCGCCGAGAACTGTCAGAAGTTATGCAGAGACAGTCCGGCGCTTCGCCCACTATGTCTGGGCATACCGGCATGCTCCTGTGGGCGATATGCCACAGTTCGACGAACATGATCTCCCGCTTGAGGTTCTTGAGGCCGACGTTGAGGTGCCCACCTCGGTGGTGACCGATTATTTCACCTGGCTCGCAGGGCGGCATGCCTATAAACCTCGCACGCTCCACCGCATGATCTCATCGCTCTCGTCATTTTATTCATATCTTTATGCGCAGGGTGCGGTCAGGGCCGACCCCATGCCCGCGGTGGAACGCCCGCGGATCAAGAACCAGGAACTGAAATACCTGAAACACAACCAGGTGATGCGCCTCCTCAGGTCGATCGACGACGAACGGGATCGTCTGATCGTGCGGTTGATCTACGCCACCGGCGTTCGCGTCTCAGAACTCTGCACCATCGACATCGGCGACATCGACTTTGACGAGGGGACCATCAGGGTGCGGGGCAAGGGCGACAAGATCAGAACGGTCTTCGTGGACGACGAGACGCTTGCAGAGGTCGAGGACTATATCGGAAACGCGATCATAGGACCACTCTTCGAGGGGCAACAGGGCAAGGGCATCTCCCCGCGGACGGTCCAGCGGATCTTCCAGAAGTACGCCCCTGAAGGGATCACGCCGCATAAAATACGACATTCCTACGCCTCTGAACTCTACCGACGCTCGCACAACCTCCGTGTCGTCCAGGAAAATCTTGGCCACTCCTCCATCAAGACGACCGAGATCTATCTACACACTGACATCGACGAACGCAGGCGGGTCTATAAGGAATATTTCCCGCTCTCCAATGGTGGCGACCGCCGACGGTAG
- a CDS encoding plasma-membrane proton-efflux P-type ATPase, producing the protein MGRGNVADIADDEARSASVEELQRRLSTRPEGLTTEEAARRLERTGYNEIPEHEVGPLRRFLAYFWGPIPWMIEAAIVLSALLGRLDDLLVILVLLLVNAGIGFWQEGRADNAIRLLKQKLALKARVLRDSDWMNVPARELVPGDMIRLRLGDIVPADAKIAGQGYLVVDESALTGESLPVTKKRGEVAYAGTVIRQGETEGLVFATGLKSFFGRTTGLVGEEVPPSHFQKAVIKIGDYLIALAVALAAVILIVALFRHESPAETLQFALVLTVAAIPAALPAVLTTTLAVGAMALARREAIVSRLVSIEEMAGVDILCVDKTGTLTRNELTVAEVVGLEEFSEDEVLLLARLASREEDNDPIDNAVIARFRDTGGKRDAAAVRVTEYIPFNPVDKRAMATLEAEDGTQFMAAKGAPQAILALVGGGGVDVEGPVAAFAGRGYRTLGVARADATGEWRYAGLIALYDPPRDDSAETIKEAKAMGLQIKLLTGDHIAIAREIAAKLNLGTRIAGASTLTEVKEKERGQMIEDSDGFAGVYPEHKYEIVAALQEGGHIVGMTGDGVNDAPALKKADAGIAVAGATDAAKSAADIVLTLPGISVIIDAVTESRKTFQRMSHYAIYRIAETIRVVFFITASIIAFNFYPVTALMIVLLALLNDFAIMTIAFDRVVVPSGPVRWDMRTLLGISTILGIYGVFESFGLLYLGKEVLMLDPEVLRSFVYLKLSVAGHLAVFAARTRGPFWSVPPAAPLFLAVVVTQAVATLITVYGILMPPMGWGLAAVVWVYALAGFFLLDFIKLRAYSLLEHTGIVFNR; encoded by the coding sequence ATGGGCAGGGGGAACGTCGCCGATATTGCAGACGACGAGGCCCGATCAGCGTCGGTGGAGGAACTCCAGAGGCGGTTGTCGACCAGGCCTGAGGGCCTCACAACAGAGGAGGCAGCGCGGCGCCTCGAACGCACCGGCTACAACGAGATCCCCGAGCATGAGGTCGGCCCTCTCCGCCGTTTCCTCGCCTACTTCTGGGGCCCGATCCCATGGATGATCGAGGCCGCCATCGTCCTCTCTGCATTGCTGGGTCGTCTGGATGATCTCCTGGTCATCCTGGTCCTTCTCCTCGTCAATGCAGGGATCGGGTTCTGGCAGGAGGGCAGGGCCGACAACGCCATCAGGCTTCTCAAGCAGAAACTTGCCCTCAAGGCGCGGGTGCTCAGGGACAGCGACTGGATGAACGTGCCTGCCCGCGAACTCGTTCCCGGCGATATGATACGGCTCAGGCTCGGCGACATCGTCCCGGCAGATGCAAAGATCGCCGGGCAGGGATATCTTGTCGTTGATGAATCGGCACTGACCGGCGAGTCGCTGCCGGTCACAAAAAAGCGCGGCGAAGTCGCCTATGCAGGGACCGTGATCAGACAGGGGGAGACTGAAGGATTGGTTTTTGCCACCGGGCTGAAGAGTTTCTTCGGGCGGACGACCGGTCTTGTCGGCGAGGAGGTGCCCCCGAGCCACTTCCAGAAGGCGGTGATCAAGATCGGGGACTACCTCATCGCCCTGGCCGTTGCCCTGGCCGCCGTGATCCTGATCGTCGCCCTCTTCCGCCACGAGAGTCCTGCAGAGACCCTTCAGTTCGCCCTTGTGCTGACGGTGGCGGCGATCCCCGCGGCCCTCCCTGCCGTCCTGACGACCACCCTTGCAGTCGGTGCCATGGCACTCGCCAGGCGCGAGGCGATCGTGAGCAGGCTTGTCTCCATCGAGGAGATGGCAGGCGTCGACATCCTCTGTGTCGACAAGACCGGGACTCTCACCAGGAACGAACTGACCGTCGCGGAGGTGGTGGGTCTTGAGGAATTTTCAGAGGACGAGGTTCTCCTCCTCGCCCGTCTTGCCTCACGGGAGGAGGACAACGACCCCATAGACAATGCGGTGATCGCACGGTTTCGAGACACAGGCGGCAAGAGAGATGCCGCGGCTGTCAGGGTGACAGAGTACATCCCATTTAATCCAGTCGACAAGCGCGCGATGGCAACGCTGGAAGCGGAGGACGGAACCCAATTTATGGCGGCAAAGGGTGCGCCCCAGGCGATTCTCGCACTCGTCGGCGGCGGGGGCGTCGATGTGGAGGGCCCTGTCGCCGCCTTTGCCGGGCGGGGCTACCGGACTCTTGGGGTGGCGCGGGCCGATGCTACAGGGGAGTGGCGCTATGCCGGACTGATCGCCCTCTACGACCCGCCGCGGGACGACTCAGCAGAGACGATCAAGGAGGCGAAGGCGATGGGGCTGCAGATCAAACTCCTCACCGGCGATCACATCGCCATCGCCCGGGAGATCGCCGCGAAGTTAAACCTCGGGACCAGGATCGCCGGGGCATCCACCCTCACAGAGGTCAAGGAAAAAGAACGCGGCCAGATGATCGAAGACTCTGACGGTTTCGCCGGGGTATACCCTGAGCACAAGTACGAGATCGTCGCCGCCCTCCAGGAGGGCGGGCATATTGTCGGGATGACAGGAGACGGGGTGAACGACGCTCCCGCCCTGAAAAAAGCCGACGCCGGGATCGCGGTCGCCGGCGCCACCGACGCGGCGAAGTCCGCGGCCGATATCGTCCTGACCCTACCCGGGATCTCGGTCATCATCGACGCCGTCACCGAGAGCAGAAAGACGTTTCAGAGGATGTCACACTATGCCATCTACCGGATCGCCGAGACGATCAGGGTGGTCTTCTTCATCACGGCATCGATCATCGCCTTCAACTTCTATCCGGTAACCGCCTTGATGATCGTCCTTCTCGCCCTCTTGAACGACTTCGCCATCATGACGATCGCCTTCGATCGTGTCGTCGTGCCCTCGGGCCCAGTCAGGTGGGACATGAGGACGCTTCTTGGTATCTCGACCATCCTCGGGATATATGGTGTCTTCGAGTCATTTGGTCTTCTTTACCTTGGGAAGGAGGTGCTGATGCTCGACCCCGAGGTCCTCAGGTCATTTGTCTATCTGAAACTCTCGGTCGCCGGACACCTCGCCGTCTTCGCCGCACGGACGCGGGGACCGTTCTGGTCAGTGCCACCGGCCGCACCGCTCTTCCTGGCGGTCGTCGTCACCCAGGCGGTCGCGACGCTCATCACGGTCTACGGGATTCTCATGCCGCCAATGGGGTGGGGTCTTGCCGCCGTCGTCTGGGTCTACGCCCTCGCCGGTTTTTTCCTCCTTGACTTTATCAAACTCCGTGCGTACAGCCTGCTCGAACATACGGGGATCGTCTTCAATCGATGA
- a CDS encoding type 1 glutamine amidotransferase domain-containing protein encodes MSRIAVLIGERFEDSEYTEPVKAFRAAGHEVVHLGLKKGSAVTGKREGTKVRIERAVADADPGDYDALLIPGGYSPDHLRAYDGPVEFVRAFMESEKPVFAICHGPQLLITAQVIEGRRVTGWRSIVQDLKNAGAEFVDAEVVVDENLVTSRRPSDLPAFIEESLKIVGVMITQSA; translated from the coding sequence ATGAGTCGTATTGCAGTCCTGATCGGGGAGCGGTTTGAGGACTCCGAGTATACCGAACCGGTGAAGGCCTTCCGTGCCGCGGGCCACGAGGTCGTCCACCTCGGGCTGAAGAAGGGGAGCGCGGTCACCGGAAAAAGAGAAGGGACGAAGGTGCGGATCGAGCGGGCGGTCGCGGACGCCGACCCTGGCGACTACGACGCCCTCCTCATCCCGGGAGGATATTCTCCGGACCACCTGCGGGCCTACGACGGCCCGGTCGAGTTTGTCCGCGCCTTCATGGAGAGTGAGAAACCGGTCTTTGCCATCTGCCACGGACCCCAACTCCTCATCACGGCTCAGGTGATCGAGGGGCGTCGGGTGACCGGGTGGCGCTCGATCGTGCAGGACCTCAAGAACGCAGGCGCAGAGTTTGTCGACGCCGAGGTGGTGGTGGACGAGAACCTTGTCACCAGCAGGCGGCCCTCAGACCTCCCGGCCTTCATCGAAGAGTCGCTGAAAATAGTCGGGGTGATGATCACACAATCTGCCTGA
- a CDS encoding MBL fold metallo-hydrolase, which produces MQVLFLGAESLGARSMATVVLTAERTVLIDPGVALAPKRGGLPPHPLEAEAAERVRAAVLGWLPRATDVVVTHFHGDHMPLADADPFQIPLAAFTPPERCRVWVPGESGQSGRSRGRRRAFAKALGRALPADEGEDDGVIACAGPFPHGGGSGPVMIVAVQEGNECFVHASDTQLLSPEAVAKILTWRPTVVFTSGPPLYLPSLTWEEADRARAHAARIASTARTLVIDHHPLRSVEGRQWAEDAGGISAAAYMGIPPRLLEARRLELWEHSPADRY; this is translated from the coding sequence ATGCAAGTCCTCTTCCTCGGCGCTGAGTCCCTGGGTGCCCGTTCGATGGCGACCGTCGTCCTGACCGCCGAGCGGACGGTGCTCATCGACCCAGGCGTCGCTCTTGCCCCGAAACGCGGTGGCCTCCCGCCCCACCCCCTTGAGGCCGAGGCGGCCGAACGGGTGAGGGCGGCGGTGCTCGGGTGGCTCCCGCGGGCGACCGACGTCGTCGTCACCCACTTCCACGGCGACCACATGCCCCTCGCCGACGCCGACCCTTTTCAGATCCCTCTCGCCGCATTTACTCCGCCAGAGAGGTGCCGGGTCTGGGTGCCAGGCGAGAGCGGGCAGTCAGGACGGTCGCGGGGACGGCGGCGGGCTTTTGCAAAAGCCCTCGGTCGCGCTCTTCCGGCCGACGAGGGTGAGGACGACGGCGTCATCGCCTGCGCCGGACCCTTTCCCCATGGCGGAGGGAGCGGCCCGGTGATGATCGTCGCGGTGCAGGAGGGGAACGAATGTTTTGTCCACGCCTCCGACACCCAGCTCCTCTCTCCTGAAGCGGTCGCGAAGATCCTCACATGGCGGCCGACCGTCGTCTTCACCTCGGGCCCGCCCCTGTACCTCCCCTCGCTCACCTGGGAGGAGGCCGACCGCGCCCGCGCCCATGCCGCCCGCATCGCGAGCACCGCACGCACGCTCGTCATCGACCACCACCCTCTGAGAAGTGTCGAGGGGCGGCAATGGGCCGAAGACGCCGGCGGGATCTCGGCCGCCGCGTACATGGGGATACCCCCAAGGCTCCTGGAGGCGCGGCGCCTGGAACTCTGGGAGCACTCGCCTGCGGACCGGTATTGA
- a CDS encoding MarC family protein — MNSGVHEVVERPLLLARIHVFFNTSLTSSGEEKLAYPDILGESSVARKVLATTNFVSHLILPTNLIPPRRRGGHRGRGTAEDEGSLIMPLSIPLITGPGAITTAITLAYQGDQIDPLIATLIGVGVVAVIIFVSMDYLGGLISEVSDRTMELLLRPGGLVLATLGVQILPGGVMRYFGL; from the coding sequence ATGAACTCTGGGGTTCATGAGGTGGTCGAGCGGCCTCTGCTACTCGCAAGAATCCATGTTTTTTTCAACACCTCTCTGACCTCCTCCGGGGAGGAGAAGTTGGCCTATCCTGATATCCTCGGAGAATCCTCGGTGGCCCGGAAGGTCTTGGCGACGACCAACTTTGTGAGCCATTTGATCCTCCCCACAAACCTTATCCCTCCAAGACGCAGGGGAGGACATCGGGGACGAGGGACCGCGGAGGACGAAGGCAGCCTCATCATGCCGCTCTCGATACCCCTCATCACCGGCCCGGGTGCGATCACGACGGCCATCACCCTCGCCTACCAGGGCGATCAGATCGATCCCCTCATCGCCACGCTCATCGGCGTCGGGGTGGTGGCCGTCATCATCTTCGTCTCCATGGACTATCTCGGCGGGTTGATCTCGGAGGTGAGCGACCGGACGATGGAGTTGTTGTTGCGCCCGGGTGGTCTTGTTCTTGCCACGCTCGGGGTTCAGATTCTTCCTGGCGGGGTTATGAGGTATTTTGGGCTTTAA
- a CDS encoding C39 family peptidase — protein sequence MKKALFVCISIMLVAWSFTAPVTAVDVENVVKNYVSMDQARTNAHGVLLNFVPMGPLSDSEAWKEATINETPITIYDPNGLKLYYLFAVEQDRTPIGEIKVSASKVLRSPVPSVNLKPHTWDFDQAQEVAKKIAAEKYPHHTITSIKPVDYAPSRIGAMAELSGPANDSYERVVVDAHTFTLVPEDLPPEAEGRYGAVCVESLYDTIPDKVVDEYVAQWDEQHEAIQSMIAENHEYNSSCAYITSDGAAYKELSGFSLFGQEETYYCAPATGQMIADYFGVTHTQDHIAGEMGTTTSGTPPGRMVDYFSGSAPDGLDRTGSEVDGSPTFSEVWQEIYHYDRPVASGAKRGSVGHMRACVGYLVTSTPRANWQYIFDPLPVNEGSKVWEDTANVEYLDNVYVGS from the coding sequence ATGAAAAAAGCCCTCTTCGTCTGTATCAGCATCATGCTGGTAGCATGGAGCTTTACCGCCCCTGTAACCGCAGTCGATGTCGAGAATGTAGTAAAGAATTATGTATCGATGGATCAGGCCAGAACAAACGCACATGGTGTTCTCCTCAATTTCGTCCCCATGGGGCCGCTCTCTGATAGCGAGGCGTGGAAAGAGGCCACGATCAATGAAACCCCCATCACGATCTATGATCCAAATGGCCTGAAACTTTACTACCTCTTCGCGGTAGAACAAGACAGAACACCGATCGGCGAGATCAAGGTTTCTGCAAGCAAAGTGCTCAGGTCACCAGTACCTTCAGTCAACCTCAAACCCCATACATGGGATTTTGACCAGGCCCAGGAGGTTGCAAAAAAAATTGCAGCAGAAAAGTATCCACATCATACAATCACGTCGATAAAACCTGTAGATTATGCACCCTCACGTATTGGAGCAATGGCTGAACTCTCCGGTCCAGCAAACGATTCATATGAGCGAGTCGTGGTTGATGCCCATACGTTCACTCTTGTTCCAGAAGATCTGCCTCCTGAAGCAGAAGGCCGTTATGGAGCGGTGTGCGTTGAGTCGCTCTATGATACCATCCCGGACAAGGTTGTGGATGAGTATGTCGCACAATGGGATGAACAACACGAGGCTATTCAATCAATGATAGCAGAAAACCATGAATACAACTCCTCTTGCGCTTATATCACTAGTGATGGCGCTGCATACAAGGAACTGAGTGGTTTCTCACTCTTTGGACAGGAAGAAACATACTACTGCGCGCCTGCAACAGGCCAGATGATAGCAGACTATTTTGGAGTGACCCACACTCAGGATCATATTGCTGGTGAGATGGGCACCACAACATCAGGAACACCACCTGGGAGGATGGTTGATTACTTCAGTGGTAGTGCTCCTGATGGATTGGACCGAACGGGATCCGAGGTTGATGGATCGCCCACATTTTCTGAGGTCTGGCAGGAAATATACCATTATGATAGACCTGTCGCAAGTGGAGCGAAACGGGGTTCTGTTGGACATATGCGTGCATGTGTAGGCTACCTTGTTACAAGCACACCGAGAGCAAATTGGCAGTACATCTTTGATCCCCTTCCTGTAAATGAGGGGAGTAAAGTCTGGGAGGATACTGCAAATGTAGAGTATCTTGATAATGTCTATGTAGGTTCATAA
- a CDS encoding winged helix-turn-helix domain-containing protein produces the protein MLPQNILLNRETLEVLASEQRVQIMKHLDEKRMTLTELSQEMQCAKSTVHHHVEKLMASGLITDIDEGHRWIYLELTLKGRMILHPSEKTRIVLLLTSIPITFSGGIVLLTVYLNQPVRYTGDVFPLWNLSDLTFLVGGIGLLGSSILLATYIIFRRIAILKSSTEKTPNTD, from the coding sequence ATGCTCCCGCAGAACATCTTGCTCAATAGAGAGACCCTTGAAGTCCTTGCATCTGAGCAGCGGGTGCAAATTATGAAACATCTCGATGAAAAACGGATGACATTGACCGAACTGTCACAGGAGATGCAGTGTGCCAAATCGACAGTTCATCACCATGTGGAAAAACTCATGGCTTCAGGGCTAATTACTGATATTGATGAAGGGCACCGGTGGATATACCTCGAACTGACGTTAAAGGGACGCATGATTCTGCATCCATCTGAGAAGACCAGGATCGTTCTTCTTCTTACTTCGATCCCGATCACATTCTCCGGAGGGATCGTTCTTCTTACAGTCTATCTAAACCAACCGGTGCGTTATACTGGGGATGTATTTCCGCTCTGGAATCTATCAGATCTCACCTTTTTGGTGGGGGGCATCGGACTCCTGGGATCAAGCATCCTTCTTGCCACATATATTATCTTCCGAAGAATAGCCATTTTAAAATCCTCAACAGAGAAAACACCCAACACCGACTGA
- a CDS encoding type II toxin-antitoxin system HicB family antitoxin, giving the protein MYRYLIVIEKTEGNYSAYSPDLPGCVATGKTREEAEEKMQVAIEMHVRGLIEDGLPVPEPQSFASYVTVQ; this is encoded by the coding sequence ATGTATCGATACCTCATCGTCATCGAAAAGACGGAAGGGAACTATTCGGCATATTCTCCCGACCTCCCCGGTTGCGTAGCGACAGGGAAGACGCGGGAGGAAGCAGAGGAGAAGATGCAGGTCGCCATCGAGATGCATGTCAGGGGACTGATCGAAGACGGTCTCCCGGTGCCTGAGCCGCAGTCCTTTGCATCCTATGTGACCGTGCAATAG
- a CDS encoding type II toxin-antitoxin system HicA family toxin, with protein MRVREVISLIEADGWYLVTTRGSHRQYKHPIKPGRITIAGHPSENLAPGTLNSILKQAGLKG; from the coding sequence ATGAGAGTACGAGAGGTCATTTCCCTGATAGAGGCAGACGGGTGGTACCTGGTCACTACCAGAGGGAGCCACCGCCAGTATAAACACCCAATAAAGCCGGGGCGGATCACCATCGCCGGTCATCCCTCAGAGAATCTTGCCCCGGGAACACTGAATAGTATTTTAAAACAGGCAGGACTAAAGGGGTGA